In Burkholderia gladioli, a genomic segment contains:
- a CDS encoding MFS transporter, which yields MNASSSPAASAPRSTLPLLALAVGAFGIGTTEFSPMGLLPVIAEGVHVTIPSAGMLISAYAIGVMVGAPVMTLLLARASRRTALMLLMGIFTIGNLLSAVAPDYTTLLLARLVTSLNHGAFFGIGSVVAASVVPRERQASAVATMFMGLTIANVGGVPAATWLGQMIGWRMSFVATAGLGLLAIAGLFAALPRGESGRMPDLRAELAVLTRPVVLGALATTVLGAGAMFTLYTYVAPTLAQLTHATPGFVTAMLVLIGVGFSIGNVAGGRLADRSLDGSLIAFLLLLIVVMLAFPMLAATHVGAALALLVWGIATFAVVPPLQMRVMRAASEAPGLASSVNVGAFNLGNALGAAAGGAAISSGLGYSAVPMVGAGIAALGLLLVLSQLRRRPRALAC from the coding sequence ATGAACGCTTCCTCCTCTCCCGCCGCGTCGGCCCCGCGCTCGACGCTTCCGCTGCTCGCGCTGGCCGTCGGCGCGTTCGGCATCGGCACCACCGAGTTCTCGCCGATGGGGCTGCTGCCGGTGATCGCCGAGGGCGTGCATGTCACGATCCCGAGCGCCGGCATGCTGATCAGCGCCTACGCGATCGGCGTGATGGTCGGCGCGCCGGTGATGACCCTGCTGCTGGCGCGCGCCTCGCGGCGCACCGCGCTGATGCTGCTGATGGGCATCTTCACGATCGGCAACCTGCTCTCGGCGGTGGCGCCCGACTACACCACGCTGCTGCTGGCGCGCCTCGTCACCAGCCTCAACCACGGCGCCTTCTTCGGCATCGGCTCGGTGGTGGCGGCCTCGGTGGTGCCGCGCGAGCGGCAGGCCAGCGCGGTGGCGACCATGTTCATGGGCCTCACCATCGCCAATGTGGGCGGCGTGCCGGCGGCCACCTGGCTCGGCCAGATGATCGGCTGGCGGATGTCCTTCGTCGCCACCGCGGGCCTCGGCCTGTTGGCGATCGCGGGGCTGTTCGCGGCCCTGCCCAGGGGCGAGTCGGGCCGCATGCCAGATTTGCGCGCCGAACTCGCGGTGCTCACGCGCCCCGTGGTGCTGGGCGCGCTGGCCACCACGGTGCTGGGCGCGGGCGCGATGTTCACGCTCTACACCTACGTGGCGCCGACCCTCGCGCAGCTCACGCATGCCACGCCGGGTTTCGTCACCGCGATGCTGGTGCTGATCGGCGTCGGTTTCTCGATCGGCAACGTGGCCGGCGGCCGCCTCGCCGACCGCTCGCTGGACGGCAGCCTGATCGCCTTCCTGCTGCTGCTGATCGTGGTGATGCTGGCCTTCCCGATGCTGGCCGCGACCCATGTGGGTGCCGCGCTGGCCCTGCTGGTGTGGGGCATCGCGACCTTCGCGGTGGTGCCGCCGCTGCAGATGCGCGTGATGCGCGCCGCCTCGGAAGCGCCGGGCCTGGCCTCCTCGGTCAACGTGGGCGCCTTCAACCTCGGCAACGCGCTGGGCGCGGCGGCCGGCGGCGCGGCGATCTCCTCGGGCCTCGGTTACTCGGCGGTGCCGATGGTCGGCGCGGGAATCGCCGCGCTGGGCCTGCTGCTGGTGCTCTCGCAACTGCGCCGCCGTCCGCGGGCACTGGCCTGCTGA
- a CDS encoding sugar porter family MFS transporter: MSTESLAIDTGRKRSQAATMRITAAVAAIAGGLYGYDTGIISGALPLIARDFALDYRAQEWVAAAILLGAVIGALACTRLSASLGRRRTILVVSAIYTVGVIAAALSPSALWLGAARLVLGFAVGGSTQIVPTYIAELAEPARRGRLVTYFNVSIGIGILMAAIVGVAGQQLVDWRLMIGLAVLPSLVLLFGISRLPGSPRWLVEQDRLHDASAALAQVRDSERAVREELAEIRATVERQRRDGAGGWRAMREPWVRPALVAGLGVAAFTQLTGIEMMIYYTPTFLRDAGFGASAALWAALGVATTYLVMTFVGKLLIDHVGRRALSLATLPVAAASLAALGWVMQDGAGGTQRPLWIVACLIVFMIFNSGGIQLIGWLLGSELYPVAIRNQATGAHAATLWGSNLLLTGTALSMTQWLGVGGAMWVYAALNLLACLFIYFAVPETRGRSLEHIERALKEGRFTPRAAARARRAP; this comes from the coding sequence ATGAGCACCGAATCGCTCGCGATCGACACCGGCCGGAAGCGCTCGCAAGCCGCCACCATGCGCATCACGGCGGCCGTCGCCGCGATCGCCGGCGGCCTCTACGGCTACGACACCGGCATCATCTCGGGCGCGCTGCCGCTGATCGCGCGCGATTTCGCGCTCGACTACCGCGCCCAGGAATGGGTGGCCGCGGCGATCCTGCTCGGCGCCGTGATCGGCGCGCTGGCCTGCACGCGCCTGTCGGCCAGCCTGGGCCGGCGTCGCACGATCCTGGTCGTGTCCGCGATCTACACCGTCGGCGTGATCGCCGCCGCGCTGTCGCCTTCGGCGCTCTGGCTGGGCGCGGCGCGCCTGGTGCTCGGCTTCGCGGTGGGCGGCTCGACCCAGATCGTGCCCACCTACATCGCCGAACTCGCCGAGCCGGCGCGGCGCGGCCGGCTGGTCACCTATTTCAACGTCTCGATCGGGATCGGCATCCTGATGGCGGCCATCGTCGGCGTGGCCGGCCAGCAGCTGGTGGACTGGCGGCTGATGATCGGCCTGGCGGTGCTGCCCTCGCTGGTGCTGCTGTTCGGCATCTCGCGGCTGCCCGGCAGCCCGCGCTGGCTGGTCGAGCAGGACCGCCTGCACGATGCCAGCGCCGCGCTCGCGCAGGTGCGCGACTCGGAGCGCGCGGTGCGCGAGGAGCTGGCCGAGATCCGCGCCACCGTCGAGCGGCAGCGCCGCGACGGCGCCGGCGGCTGGCGCGCGATGCGCGAGCCCTGGGTCAGGCCCGCGCTGGTCGCCGGGCTCGGCGTGGCCGCCTTCACCCAGCTCACCGGCATCGAGATGATGATCTACTACACGCCGACCTTCCTGCGCGACGCCGGCTTCGGCGCCTCGGCCGCGCTCTGGGCGGCGCTGGGCGTGGCCACCACCTACCTGGTGATGACCTTCGTCGGCAAGCTCCTGATCGACCACGTCGGGCGCCGCGCGCTGAGCCTGGCGACGCTGCCGGTGGCCGCCGCCAGCCTCGCCGCGCTCGGCTGGGTGATGCAGGACGGCGCCGGCGGCACGCAGCGGCCGCTGTGGATCGTGGCCTGCCTGATCGTGTTCATGATCTTCAACTCGGGCGGCATCCAGCTGATCGGCTGGCTGCTCGGCTCCGAACTCTATCCGGTGGCGATCCGCAACCAGGCCACCGGCGCGCACGCGGCCACGCTGTGGGGTTCGAACCTGCTGCTCACGGGCACCGCGCTGAGCATGACGCAATGGCTGGGGGTGGGCGGCGCGATGTGGGTCTATGCGGCGCTGAACCTGCTGGCCTGCCTGTTCATCTATTTCGCGGTCCCGGAGACGCGCGGGCGCAGCCTCGAGCACATCGAGCGCGCGCTCAAGGAAGGCCGCTTCACGCCGCGCGCCGCCGCCCGCGCGCGCCGCGCGCCCTGA
- the dkgB gene encoding 2,5-didehydrogluconate reductase DkgB: MNRIPPFGLGTFRLKGQVVVDSVRDALELGYRAIDTAQIYDNEADVGRAIAESGVARQELYLTTKIWVDHYAADKLAPSLEASLAKLRTDQVDLTLIHWPAPGNGVPLAATLEALAEAKARGLTREIGISNFNIALTQEAIEVLGAEAIATNQIELSPYLQNRKLVAFLESQGIAVTSYMTLAYGKVLGDPVLGEIAAAHGATPAQVALAWALQLGHAVIPSSTKRANLASNLLARDLKLSDAEMARIAGLERNGREVSPAGLAPEWD; this comes from the coding sequence ATGAATCGCATTCCTCCGTTCGGCCTCGGCACGTTTCGCCTGAAAGGGCAGGTGGTGGTCGACTCGGTGCGCGACGCGCTCGAGCTCGGCTACCGCGCGATCGACACCGCGCAGATCTACGACAACGAGGCCGACGTCGGCCGCGCGATCGCCGAATCGGGCGTGGCGCGCCAGGAGCTGTACCTCACCACCAAGATCTGGGTCGACCATTACGCGGCCGACAAGCTGGCGCCGAGCCTCGAGGCGAGCCTCGCCAAGCTGCGCACCGACCAGGTGGACCTGACGCTGATCCACTGGCCCGCGCCCGGCAACGGCGTGCCGCTGGCGGCCACGCTCGAGGCGCTGGCCGAAGCCAAGGCGCGCGGCCTGACGCGCGAGATCGGCATCTCGAACTTCAATATCGCGCTGACGCAGGAGGCGATCGAGGTGCTCGGCGCCGAGGCGATCGCGACCAACCAGATCGAGCTGAGCCCCTATCTGCAGAATCGCAAGCTGGTGGCCTTCCTCGAATCGCAGGGCATCGCCGTGACCTCGTACATGACGCTGGCCTACGGCAAGGTGCTGGGCGACCCGGTGCTCGGCGAGATCGCGGCCGCGCATGGCGCGACGCCGGCGCAGGTGGCGCTGGCCTGGGCCCTGCAGCTCGGTCACGCGGTGATTCCCTCGTCGACCAAGCGCGCCAACCTGGCCAGCAACCTGCTGGCTCGCGACCTGAAGCTGAGCGACGCGGAGATGGCGCGCATCGCCGGCCTCGAGCGCAACGGCCGCGAAGTGAGCCCGGCCGGCCTGGCGCCTGAATGGGATTGA